CAAGTAACGCGGTGTTCTTCCTAGCTACCACAAGACGAAAGTTACTTTCCAAACGAATTTTAGTTAAATTGAAGATCCCTGTAACTGACATAGATGTTTGATGGCTAACATCTCCTGCTTGTAGCTCGTCAACTTTATTTGCGCGTAGTTTCTACTAATATGTCAACGCAGCTAAATGCTAGGGGCCTGCTGTTAGCTTGGCGCGCTAACATGATTGATAGCAGGTGTCTAAACAGAGTTACTGCCTGTTACTTAACAGTTCTACAAACTGACGTCATCTTAAAAAAATGTTACTGTAATTGTGATGTTGTTGTCATATTAATGGAATTCCCATGAACTTGCAGTTTCTTCCTGGACACCAGAAGTTGACTGAACGAGTTAGGAAACGACTGTATTATGGCCTGGACAAAGATGTTTCTCTTGATGCCCTCTCCTGCCCTGTTACAGGTAAACTTCTTGTATCAGTCAATTTGGTGTTAAATTAAATGTTTCCTTAATCTCACAGTGAAGGTTGTCTACGATGAGTCTACCAAGTACTTTCAGTCAAACCGTCATAGTCTAAATTTAACATCTGTATTCCCTCTTGGTTTCTAGATATTGCCGTAGAAATCTTCCAGAAGTCTGCCCCAAGCCCGATCCGAAAGCTCCAGAAGAAGTATGCTGCTCATGTTGCCAGGTTTGTTCACCTGTCTGTTTTGTATTATGATGAACTTTGCACTGTTGAGATGCCATAAATCTCAATcaaagtttttgttgttttcacaggGAAGCTTGCATCTCTCCATGTGCCATGATGCTGGCTCTCGTTTACATAGAACGGCTCCGACATAGAAATCCAGAATACCTACAAAAGATCTCCTCCTCTGACCTCTTCCTGATCTCCATGGTATGTGTTTTCAATGTAAAGGTCATTCTAAATATGGTGTGTTATTTCTAGCACGTTCACTCCTTGTTTCAGTTGTATATGGAGATCTAGTGTTGCATTCAGTCAAAGGTTAGAGAGCAGTGACAAATAGCCTAATGTGTTTTTGTTCCTTTGTATTAGATGGTAGCCAGCAAATACCTGTACGAcgaaggtgaagaagaagaagttttCAATGATGAGTGGGGAGCTGCTGGGAAGCTGGATGTTCAGACTGTCAATACCCTGGAGATGAATTTCTTAAATGCCATTGTGAGTACAGGCCACGATGCTTAACATTTTTTCTAAGCAGCGTACACTTGGGTCGAAATTTTTTGGAAAGCATAAAGACCTTGCATACTACACTAAAAATGTTACCAATGTACTATTCTGTGATTACTGGATATGCAACGTTATTTTTGACTGCTTGGGCTGAATagtcaaatacattttttgttcatAACATGTTTTATTTGCACACATGCTCTTTTTCTGATTTTATTCAAACTTTTCCAGACACACATGCTCTTAAACAGTGCATTGATTTCACAAATCCATTTCTATGTCACAAAGCATTCACACTGAACACTAAAGTTTCACTCTGTTTTTGTGTAAAGTCTGTTTTTGTAAAGTGAAAAGTTCTAGCTCATCATTAAACTATTATGTCCTCTTCTTTTTAGGAGTGGAGCCTCTTCACGGAGCCAAATGACTTCTTTGATATACTTGGTCAACTTGAAACCAGGTTGGTGGTCAGCCTCttttatctattttatctatAAATATAAACTATACTAGGGTATTATTTGTTCTAAATTGTACTAGTATCGAATTTGTTTATTATGTGAAACTGTATGAAGAAGCAGGGTACATGTGTACACTGACATGGAATAATCCTGACTTTTGTCTACATTGACAGCATTGCGGAGCGACAAGGGATGAAACGTGGGTGGTTTACGTACACTGACCTCTGTGTCCTCCTGGAGCAGACAGCATGGAGCCAAGCCCTCACAGCCATCTATCAGCACTTTACTAAAGTACGAAAGGGGATGAATCATACcaagtaaaaaaataattttctctgTCTCTTAACACTCAAATGGAAATTGTCAGTGAGTGTTTTCTCCCTGTGTTCGTCTTACAGGTATCATGTATGATTGGTCTGGTCTATCTGACCAGTGTTGCTGGCCTCATCGCCACCAGCACCGTTCTGCACCAGCTCAGTCTCGCCAGAAGTGGCCAGTCCCTGCTTCTGCCACAAGTAGAAATAAGCTCTGCCCATCTTCAGACTTCCAACATGAACCCTGAAACTCCTGCTGCAGTGCATCCCTGTTGTGTTTTGGCCAACAAGAGTCTGAACCGTCAGACCGGTGCACATGGAATGAGTCAGCAATACAGACAAGATCCACCCTCATCTTCTTCCCAGACGTCATTACTGTGTGTGTGGGGTTCCCTCCTTGCCTCCATGGGTCACATACATCCTCTGTCTGAAAATGAAGCTCCCCAGTCTTGGTCTGCTGTCTCACTCTTCTGTCCTGGCTGTCTGGCAACGCTTCCTCCTCTTCAGTGCGGGCTGAAAAATACCTCATCATCACGCTCCACTCACGAGCACTTTGTTAAAGATCAGCGTCACGTACCATGGCTGTCCTCCAGAGTCCTTGGAGGTGTGGAGCCTGCTCTGAACTCTCCCCTGGGAGTGTTTGCTCCTGTCCAGCTGGGGTGCTGCCACCCGGAGTCGATATTACCTGTCAACAAAGCCCAGGCTCTACTCATGCCAGGCTAAACACCAAGCAAACTCCAGTGCTATCAGCCTGTAGTAATGGACTCTGGAAATTAAACCAGCATTGTTTTCATGATGCGTTACAtcacatttttatttacttttccaGATCTCGATTACAGGCGCAAAAGTACGAGCAGGCACGTTCTCTGAAATAATACAGCACAGGGTGAAAAGTCAATCATCAATCACAGTTCAACGTTACAGACATAGTTCGCCATCAATTAAATGCCACAGTTTTCAGTTATTGCTTTGcatctttttttcacattttcacaagAAATGAAAATGGGTGTTCTGATACGCTTTCGTTGCCTACATTCATATTGTTTTGTAACCATATTTATCACCATTAGGGAATGCAGACTTGTCGGATGAGAAATGGGAGCCTTTATCGTTGGTGTGTTTCACGTTTGTATATCAGTGAATGAGTATTTGCCAGATCTGTGAAAGCATGGGAAGTATGAAAGTTTCACAGCAAGTTTGAAGAAGGGACACAGCTAGGTTTGTTGCTTTGAAATTTAACTCTTACATCTATGTATTTGCTTTATGTTAACtgtttcctcaaaaaaaaaattgcaacggAAGTTTACATCAGATACTTGCTGATTGCACTGTTTTGGAAAACAAATTCTCAACACTTTTTTAGGAGAAAGTCTAAGAAAGAAAACAATTTGAATCCAGATTGTTCCCATACCTCAGTAGAAATGTCACTGCTCAAAGGAGAGCATTTCTAAGAACGTTGTCTCAGTTCAATGAAGTGAAGTTAacctttttgttgtatttttcttttatcatCA
The sequence above is a segment of the Sphaeramia orbicularis chromosome 2, fSphaOr1.1, whole genome shotgun sequence genome. Coding sequences within it:
- the cnppd1 gene encoding protein CNPPD1; translation: MDFDALFNEKTFQFSDFQEFTFLPGHQKLTERVRKRLYYGLDKDVSLDALSCPVTDIAVEIFQKSAPSPIRKLQKKYAAHVAREACISPCAMMLALVYIERLRHRNPEYLQKISSSDLFLISMMVASKYLYDEGEEEEVFNDEWGAAGKLDVQTVNTLEMNFLNAIEWSLFTEPNDFFDILGQLETSIAERQGMKRGWFTYTDLCVLLEQTAWSQALTAIYQHFTKVSCMIGLVYLTSVAGLIATSTVLHQLSLARSGQSLLLPQVEISSAHLQTSNMNPETPAAVHPCCVLANKSLNRQTGAHGMSQQYRQDPPSSSSQTSLLCVWGSLLASMGHIHPLSENEAPQSWSAVSLFCPGCLATLPPLQCGLKNTSSSRSTHEHFVKDQRHVPWLSSRVLGGVEPALNSPLGVFAPVQLGCCHPESILPVNKAQALLMPG